The genomic interval CTTCTGCTTCACCCGGGGTTGGCTCGGGTTCGCCCTTGTTCTCGACCGTAGGCTTCatgaggtgttcgacgaacATGTCGGTTAGCACCTGTAGCCGCTTTGAGCCGAGATTGGCTAGTTCATCGGTGGCTTCGTTGTTGTGCCGCAGGACGTGGACTAGCTCGAGTCCTTCGAACCTATTTTCAAGTTTGCGCACCTCCTGTCGGTAGGCTTGCATATTTTCGTTGGCACAAGTCCACTTGTTCATGACCTGGTTGACGACTAGCTGGGAATCTCCACGAACAAGCAGCCACCTAATCCTGAGGGATATAGCCAACCGTAGCCCGTGAAGGAGTGCTTCGTACTCGGCTACGTTATGCGAGGCTGGAAAGTGGATCTGGAGCACGCATTTGAACTTTTTGCTGTTGGGCGATATAAGCACCACTCCAGCCCCAGCCCTCGACATCCGTAAGGAACCGTCGAAGTACATGGTCCAGTGGGGTAGCTCTTCTGGCGCGGTTTCAAGTTGTACGTCGGTCCACTCAGCCACGAAGTCGGCGAGCGCTTGTGACTTTATTGCAGTACGGGGTTTGAAGGTGATGTCGTATATCATCATCTCCAGTGCCCACTTTGCGATGGGGCCTTGCACTTCCTTGTTGTGTATGATATCGCCGAGTGGATAGGATGTGACGACTGAAACCTGGTGGGCTTGAAAGTAATGAACGAGCTTCCTTACCGTAATCAGGACGCCATAGAGGAGTTTCTAGACCTGGGGGTATTTTAGCTTGGATTCTTTGAGTACCTCGCTGACGAAGTAGACCGGTCGCTGGACCAGTTGTGTGTGTCTGTCTTCTTCCCGCTCGACCACGACTTGTTCTGTGGCCGAGACGTAGAGTAGGAGCAGCTCGTTTGGGCTGGGCGAAGCCAGCACGGGGGGAGAGGTCAAGTATTTCTTGAAGTCCTCAAAAGCCTCTTGTGCTTCTGGGGTCCATGTGAAGTGGTCGGTCTTCTTCAGTAGCTTGAAGAAGGGCATTCCTCGGAGGCCGAGTCGTGAAACGAATCGGCTATTGGCAGCCATGCATCCGACCAACTTCTAGACGTGTCGAAGCTCGCTAGGAGGCTTCATGTTGAGTATGGCCTGGACTTTCTCCGAGTTTGGCTCGATGCCTCGTCGGGATATGACGAAACCAAGGAGCATGCCGGAGGGGACGCCAAACACACACTTCTCAAGATTTAATTTCATCCTGTAACATCGGAGGTTGTTGAAGGTTTCCTCTAGGTCATCTAGTAGGT from Oryza brachyantha chromosome 3, ObraRS2, whole genome shotgun sequence carries:
- the LOC107303772 gene encoding uncharacterized protein LOC107303772, producing MPFFKLLKKTDHFTWTPEAQEAFEDFKKYLTSPPVLASPSPNELLLLYVSATEQVVVEREEDRHTQLVQRPVYFVSEVSVVTSYPLGDIIHNKEVQGPIAKWALEMMIYDITFKPRTAIKSQALADFVAEWTDVQLETAPEELPHWTMYFDGSLRMSRAGAGVVLISPNSKKFKCVLQIHFPASHNVAEYEALLHGLRLAISLRIRWLLVRGDSQLVVNQVMNKWTCANENMQAYRQEVRKLENRFEGLELVHVLRHNNEATDELANLGSKRLQVLTDMFVEHLMKPTVENKGEPEPTPGEAEDAGDNGQPPNSNDRTVAVLTNDWRTPFIKFLTEEVLPTDKAEAERVS